The following coding sequences lie in one Haladaptatus sp. DJG-WS-42 genomic window:
- a CDS encoding inorganic phosphate transporter translates to MLSALLIVGLLVAAFVGFNIGGSSTGVAFGPAVGSRVMSKLAAAGLMTGFALLGGWTVGRNVVETMGGQIVPQDYFTLAASVAILFFIGLALLISNLFGVPASTSMTAVGAIAGLGVATGSLDWAVMGHIVSWWLVAPILAFWVCAVIGRYLYPYLDHWFALDRSDGAFIELDRSGVVPRPHFGDNVSRQNVIGGVLVITIGCYMAFSAGASNVANAIAPLYGNGAITMNQGILLAGGAIGLGAFTIARRTLDTVGNDLTDLPILAALIVEVVSASLITGLSYLGIPASLAVSATMCIIGLGWGRATRTVTISQAASVAVKGPKGAAEDGGVSVSSLAAEREDTVPKIGEQQPDSITASELFDPQATGKVIMLWLLTPTLAAVASYLLFRFAPFL, encoded by the coding sequence GTGCTTAGCGCGCTGCTCATCGTTGGCTTGCTCGTCGCTGCCTTTGTTGGTTTCAACATCGGTGGCTCCTCTACGGGCGTGGCCTTCGGGCCGGCCGTTGGCAGTCGCGTCATGTCGAAACTCGCCGCCGCCGGGTTGATGACCGGCTTCGCCCTCCTCGGTGGGTGGACCGTCGGCCGCAACGTGGTCGAAACGATGGGTGGCCAAATCGTCCCACAGGACTACTTCACGCTTGCCGCGAGCGTCGCCATCCTGTTTTTCATCGGCCTCGCCCTCCTCATCTCGAACCTGTTTGGCGTGCCAGCCTCGACCTCGATGACCGCGGTCGGCGCGATTGCAGGCCTCGGCGTCGCCACTGGCAGCCTCGACTGGGCCGTGATGGGGCACATCGTTAGTTGGTGGCTCGTCGCGCCCATTCTCGCCTTCTGGGTGTGTGCGGTCATCGGGCGCTATCTCTACCCCTATCTCGACCACTGGTTTGCCTTAGACCGCAGTGACGGCGCGTTCATCGAACTCGACCGTTCGGGGGTCGTCCCCCGCCCGCACTTCGGCGACAACGTGAGCCGCCAGAACGTCATCGGGGGCGTCCTCGTCATCACCATCGGCTGTTACATGGCCTTCTCTGCGGGCGCGTCGAACGTCGCAAACGCCATCGCACCGCTCTACGGCAACGGCGCAATCACGATGAATCAGGGGATTTTGCTCGCCGGGGGAGCCATCGGCCTCGGGGCGTTCACTATTGCCCGGCGTACCCTCGATACCGTTGGCAACGACCTGACCGACCTCCCGATTCTCGCCGCGCTCATCGTCGAAGTCGTGAGCGCGAGCCTGATTACGGGGCTTTCGTACCTCGGCATCCCCGCGAGTCTCGCCGTGAGCGCGACGATGTGCATCATTGGCCTCGGTTGGGGGCGCGCCACGCGGACGGTCACTATCTCGCAAGCCGCGAGCGTCGCGGTCAAAGGACCCAAAGGAGCCGCAGAAGACGGCGGTGTCTCGGTGAGCTCTCTCGCCGCAGAGCGTGAGGATACGGTGCCGAAAATTGGCGAACAGCAACCCGACTCCATCACCGCGAGCGAGCTGTTCGACCCGCAGGCGACGGGGAAGGTCATCATGCTCTGGTTGCTCACGCCAACGCTCGCCGCCGTCGCGTCGTACCTGCTTTTCCGGTTTGCCCCGTTCCTCTGA
- a CDS encoding ACT domain-containing protein, with protein MFDEIMQKFEGSPSQQAVIRLLLERGFSVNEQGRVVSGGIEIPNTGIAREIDVDRRVVDATTDAILADEELKRIFENISAIPSLRDLAPVLDLTVLTVEVADADEPGIVATVTGLLADNGISIRQTISEDPEFTDEPRLYIIMDDELPGDLINEIRRLPFVRKIELE; from the coding sequence ATGTTCGACGAGATTATGCAGAAGTTCGAGGGCAGCCCGAGCCAGCAGGCGGTCATCCGCCTCCTCTTAGAACGCGGCTTCTCCGTGAACGAACAGGGCCGGGTCGTCTCGGGCGGCATCGAAATCCCGAACACGGGCATCGCCCGCGAGATTGACGTCGACCGCCGGGTCGTGGACGCGACGACGGACGCGATTCTCGCAGACGAGGAACTCAAGCGTATCTTCGAGAACATCTCGGCGATTCCGAGCCTCCGCGACCTTGCGCCGGTGCTCGATTTGACCGTGCTGACCGTCGAAGTCGCGGACGCGGACGAACCGGGCATCGTCGCCACGGTGACCGGCCTGCTCGCGGACAACGGCATCTCGATTCGCCAGACCATCAGCGAAGACCCGGAGTTCACCGACGAACCGCGCCTCTACATCATCATGGACGACGAGTTGCCCGGCGACCTAATAAACGAGATTCGTCGCCTGCCGTTCGTCCGGAAAATCGAACTGGAATAG
- the hisA gene encoding 1-(5-phosphoribosyl)-5-[(5-phosphoribosylamino)methylideneamino]imidazole-4-carboxamide isomerase produces the protein MSAFPEFLVIPAVDMQAGQVVQLVGGERGTEKTYGDPVEAAAKWIAAGASTLHLVDLDGAFEGERQNAKAVEAILDAVDVDVQLGGGIRTAEDAFDLLSRGVDRVILGTAAIENPEIVEEISERYPGSVMVSLDAKGGEVVVSGWTEGTGLDPAEAAKRYEELGAGAILFTDVDVEGRLEGVQTEPVKRLAEAVEIPIVASGGVATIEDVVALRDAGADAVVVGSALYEGRFTLADAQAALE, from the coding sequence ATGAGCGCATTTCCCGAGTTTCTCGTCATCCCCGCGGTCGATATGCAAGCCGGACAGGTCGTCCAACTCGTCGGCGGCGAGCGCGGCACCGAAAAGACCTACGGCGACCCCGTGGAAGCCGCAGCAAAGTGGATTGCGGCGGGCGCGAGCACGCTCCACCTCGTTGACTTAGACGGCGCGTTCGAGGGCGAACGCCAGAACGCGAAAGCCGTGGAAGCCATTCTCGACGCCGTGGACGTGGACGTGCAGTTGGGTGGCGGGATTCGAACTGCCGAAGACGCGTTCGACCTGCTCTCGCGGGGTGTTGACCGCGTGATTCTCGGAACCGCGGCCATCGAGAATCCCGAAATCGTCGAGGAAATCAGCGAGCGATATCCGGGCAGCGTGATGGTCTCGCTCGACGCGAAAGGCGGCGAAGTCGTGGTGTCGGGCTGGACCGAAGGCACGGGCCTCGACCCCGCCGAGGCAGCCAAACGCTACGAGGAACTGGGTGCGGGCGCGATTCTCTTCACCGACGTGGACGTAGAGGGGAGACTGGAAGGCGTCCAGACAGAGCCGGTGAAACGACTGGCTGAGGCCGTCGAGATTCCGATCGTGGCGAGCGGTGGCGTGGCGACCATCGAGGACGTGGTGGCCCTGCGGGATGCGGGCGCGGACGCCGTCGTCGTCGGAAGTGCGCTGTACGAAGGGCGCTTTACGCTCGCAGACGCGCAGGCGGCGCTCGAATAA
- the hisB gene encoding imidazoleglycerol-phosphate dehydratase HisB: MSERSAAVTRETAETDIEVTLGVDGEGESVVDTGIGFFDHMLEAFATHGLFDLTVRCDGDLEIDDHHTVEDVAITLGQAFSEALGDKRGIVRYADRKVPLDEAVASVVVDISGRPYFEFDGEFSQDYIGEFTSHMAEHFAMSLAMNAGLTLHASVTGDNAHHEVEALFKALARSLDDATRVDERRTDTPSTKGAL, from the coding sequence ATGAGTGAACGCTCGGCGGCCGTCACGCGCGAAACGGCCGAGACGGACATCGAAGTCACCCTCGGAGTAGACGGCGAGGGCGAGTCCGTCGTGGACACGGGCATCGGCTTTTTCGACCACATGCTCGAAGCATTCGCAACCCACGGGCTGTTCGACCTGACGGTGCGGTGTGACGGCGACTTAGAGATTGACGACCACCACACCGTAGAGGACGTGGCTATCACCCTCGGGCAGGCGTTCTCCGAAGCCCTCGGTGACAAACGCGGCATCGTGCGCTACGCAGACCGCAAGGTGCCACTGGACGAGGCGGTTGCCTCCGTGGTCGTGGACATCTCGGGTCGCCCGTACTTCGAATTCGACGGCGAGTTCTCCCAAGACTATATCGGGGAGTTCACGAGCCACATGGCGGAGCACTTCGCCATGTCGCTCGCCATGAACGCCGGATTGACGCTCCACGCGAGCGTCACGGGCGACAACGCCCACCACGAGGTCGAGGCGCTGTTCAAAGCCCTCGCCCGGAGCCTCGACGACGCGACGCGCGTAGACGAGCGACGGACGGACACGCCGAGTACGAAAGGTGCGCTCTGA
- a CDS encoding DUF1850 domain-containing protein, whose amino-acid sequence MSHHRYKLVTLAVLALVCSAGLATAIPGERVLVVEDAATGEQLLSVPVAENTTVNLSYTHSVEKTPVYDIYEVRGTHLENTEMRFQSYGWGLPARENVHSENGFFVFNPTNRSYDELYVKPGRIAAHRLTVGEQTYDLVSLSDAHSVRITVESRSVLSTALSP is encoded by the coding sequence ATGTCCCACCACCGATACAAACTCGTGACGCTTGCCGTGCTCGCGCTTGTCTGTAGCGCAGGCCTTGCGACAGCGATTCCGGGCGAGCGCGTCCTTGTTGTCGAGGATGCAGCCACTGGTGAGCAGTTGCTGTCCGTCCCCGTTGCTGAAAACACGACGGTGAACCTGTCGTACACGCATAGCGTCGAAAAGACACCCGTTTACGACATCTACGAGGTTCGTGGCACCCACCTCGAGAACACTGAGATGCGCTTTCAGTCGTACGGCTGGGGGCTCCCTGCTCGGGAGAACGTCCACTCCGAAAACGGCTTTTTCGTGTTCAACCCGACAAACCGCTCCTATGATGAACTTTACGTCAAACCGGGTCGTATCGCCGCTCATCGCCTAACCGTCGGTGAGCAGACGTACGACCTCGTGTCGCTCTCCGATGCCCACTCGGTTCGCATCACTGTCGAGAGCCGCTCCGTGCTTTCGACTGCCCTTTCCCCTTGA
- the pyrE gene encoding orotate phosphoribosyltransferase yields the protein MADIASLIEECGAVKYGEFELASGETSTYYVDKYIFETQPAVLEAIAEEIAEMLEGSDIDVIAGPELGAVPLVAAVTMKTGIKGAFIRKEAKGYGTDTRIEGTIEEGDTVALLEDVTTTGGTILETAQFVENDLGATVSRLIVVVDRNQGAVENLKEGGFDLEAIVRVGEDLDVSK from the coding sequence ATGGCTGACATTGCGTCTCTTATCGAGGAGTGTGGCGCTGTGAAGTACGGCGAGTTCGAACTGGCGAGCGGCGAGACCTCGACGTACTACGTGGACAAGTACATCTTCGAGACCCAACCAGCGGTGCTCGAAGCCATCGCCGAAGAAATCGCCGAGATGCTCGAAGGCAGCGACATCGACGTGATTGCCGGGCCGGAGTTGGGTGCCGTGCCGCTCGTCGCGGCAGTGACGATGAAGACGGGCATCAAGGGCGCGTTCATCCGCAAGGAAGCGAAGGGGTACGGCACGGACACCCGCATCGAGGGCACCATTGAGGAAGGCGACACAGTTGCGCTGCTCGAAGACGTGACGACGACCGGCGGTACGATTCTCGAAACCGCCCAGTTCGTCGAAAACGACCTCGGCGCGACCGTCTCCCGGCTCATCGTGGTCGTCGACCGCAACCAAGGGGCAGTCGAGAACTTGAAGGAGGGTGGGTTCGACCTCGAAGCCATCGTCCGCGTGGGCGAAGACTTGGACGTGAGCAAGTAA
- a CDS encoding VOC family protein, with the protein MIERLAFVTVYVEDQDDALDFYTNTLGFVPHEDTEVAPGVRWVTVSPWAQAEVAIALEKPHDEFHGPETAARMRAQIGNSTPWAYVVHDCRGTVEQLAEANVTIRQQPAERLFGLEAVIEDLYGNPLVLVEPDEDDAE; encoded by the coding sequence ATGATAGAACGGTTGGCGTTCGTCACGGTCTACGTCGAAGACCAAGACGACGCACTCGACTTCTACACCAACACGCTCGGGTTCGTCCCGCATGAGGACACGGAGGTCGCACCGGGCGTTCGGTGGGTCACGGTGAGCCCATGGGCACAAGCGGAAGTGGCAATCGCACTCGAAAAACCACATGACGAGTTCCACGGCCCGGAGACCGCCGCGCGAATGCGCGCCCAAATCGGCAACAGCACGCCGTGGGCCTACGTTGTCCACGACTGTCGGGGCACGGTCGAACAACTCGCAGAAGCCAATGTGACGATTCGCCAGCAACCGGCAGAACGCCTGTTCGGCCTCGAAGCCGTCATCGAGGATTTGTACGGCAACCCGCTGGTTCTCGTCGAACCCGACGAAGACGACGCTGAATAG
- a CDS encoding TRAP transporter fused permease subunit — translation MTDTTQPAEPEDVDELSEEEQEELLKELERKRSLRGVASIAVTIIALAFSTYQMWLAARGFEFNVTLPFVGEVGFGQLQSLQLNAIHVVFALVIAFLLFPPSTGDGFVSGRLARLHAWVGESAGENSAIAGVADRVASFLYWFMGDRNIDRITPYDLVLVLLAVLAGHYYLTNFEEILNLRAVGLASGRTLGEVYTFLAPLDALPVIGTESWAYLLGIIAVSLVLEATRRALGFYLMAIVGFFIVYAKFGWLIAPNTPVIGVLSITDTSWGLIIRNLWYTDQGILGVPVRVSLEFIYIFILFGAFLETSGAGQWFIDLAYSVTGKRKGGPAKASILASGFMGTISGSSIANTVTTGAFTIPLMKRSGYRPEFAGAVEASASSGGQILPPVMGAAAFLIVEYTLTPYPDVIIAAAIPAIVFFFGVWVMVHLEASRLDIGGVEGVDLVNVGDHMKRGWFYLLPLGLLLYYLIIERLSVARSAWFTLLAIMALIVVVAAYNERTRVPLIGSIAGLFALQFGAYLFTGTGIVGAALGETGPAVGVVEALFAAGGSLGIIMLGVGVATLLARPNIEAPLLEYDDQVDDAAETAGRVLNRERLMTNSAARYFTFILKAMDGGARTATTVVVAVAAAGIIPGVIATSGLGPNLTALILNVAGTSFVLLLIITAISCIILGMGMPTTVTYIILVSMLGPAMTSFGIPILAAHLFILYFGVIADITPPVAVAAYAASGVAKSDPFETGVEAFSLSLNKAIVPFAFVLSPGILLIRGVGTGEEVHVIGLADVLDLGFFIPEVVLPIIAVFIGVVGLGATVIGYLYTDVSRTNRALFALSALLLMAPGMLTDVVDTIANTGELGTVQLALRGVGLAMFVLLVVSNRRAAGPRAEGVSATSDTTA, via the coding sequence ATGACCGATACCACACAACCGGCTGAACCAGAGGATGTAGACGAGCTATCCGAAGAAGAACAAGAAGAGTTGTTAAAAGAGTTAGAGCGAAAGCGGTCGCTCCGCGGCGTGGCCTCGATTGCGGTCACGATTATCGCACTCGCCTTCTCGACCTATCAGATGTGGCTCGCCGCACGCGGATTCGAGTTCAACGTCACCCTCCCATTTGTGGGCGAAGTCGGGTTTGGCCAGCTTCAGTCGCTGCAGCTGAACGCCATCCACGTCGTGTTTGCCCTCGTGATTGCGTTTCTGTTGTTCCCGCCATCGACCGGCGATGGCTTTGTCTCCGGGCGACTTGCCCGCCTGCACGCGTGGGTAGGTGAGTCTGCGGGCGAAAACAGCGCGATCGCGGGTGTTGCAGACCGCGTGGCTAGCTTTTTGTACTGGTTCATGGGAGACCGGAACATCGACCGCATCACTCCCTACGACCTCGTGTTAGTGCTCCTCGCGGTGCTTGCGGGCCACTACTACCTCACGAACTTCGAAGAAATCCTGAACCTGCGGGCGGTCGGCCTCGCGTCGGGACGCACGCTCGGTGAGGTGTACACGTTCCTCGCCCCGCTTGACGCCCTGCCCGTCATCGGAACCGAGTCGTGGGCGTATCTGCTCGGCATCATCGCCGTCTCACTCGTCTTAGAGGCGACTCGTCGTGCGCTTGGCTTCTACCTCATGGCCATCGTGGGCTTCTTCATCGTCTATGCGAAGTTCGGCTGGCTCATTGCGCCGAACACGCCCGTCATCGGCGTGCTCTCGATTACCGACACGTCGTGGGGGCTCATCATCCGGAATCTCTGGTACACAGACCAAGGCATTCTCGGGGTTCCAGTGCGCGTCTCGCTCGAGTTCATCTACATCTTCATCCTGTTCGGGGCGTTCCTCGAAACCTCGGGGGCAGGCCAGTGGTTCATCGACCTCGCCTACTCCGTGACCGGCAAGCGCAAGGGTGGCCCGGCGAAGGCGTCGATTCTCGCCTCGGGCTTCATGGGAACCATCTCCGGCTCCTCGATTGCGAACACGGTGACGACCGGTGCGTTCACCATCCCGCTGATGAAGCGCTCTGGCTACCGGCCTGAGTTCGCCGGTGCGGTCGAAGCCTCTGCGTCTTCCGGCGGCCAGATTCTCCCGCCCGTCATGGGCGCGGCCGCCTTCCTGATTGTCGAATACACGCTGACGCCGTATCCGGACGTCATTATCGCCGCCGCCATCCCCGCGATTGTGTTCTTCTTCGGCGTCTGGGTGATGGTCCACCTCGAAGCCTCGCGGCTCGACATCGGTGGCGTCGAAGGCGTTGACCTCGTCAACGTCGGTGACCACATGAAACGCGGCTGGTTCTACCTCCTGCCGCTTGGCTTGCTGCTCTACTACCTCATCATCGAGCGCCTCTCAGTGGCCCGCTCTGCGTGGTTCACGCTGCTGGCCATCATGGCGCTCATCGTGGTGGTGGCCGCCTACAACGAACGGACGCGCGTCCCGCTCATCGGTTCCATCGCCGGGCTGTTCGCGCTGCAGTTCGGGGCGTACCTGTTCACGGGAACGGGTATCGTCGGCGCGGCGCTCGGCGAGACGGGGCCTGCCGTGGGTGTCGTCGAAGCGCTGTTCGCCGCTGGCGGCTCGCTCGGCATCATCATGCTCGGGGTGGGCGTTGCGACGTTGCTCGCCCGCCCAAACATCGAAGCGCCGTTGCTCGAATACGACGACCAAGTCGATGACGCAGCAGAGACGGCTGGCCGCGTGCTCAACCGCGAGCGGCTGATGACAAACTCGGCTGCACGATATTTCACCTTCATCCTGAAGGCGATGGACGGCGGTGCGCGGACTGCAACCACCGTCGTTGTGGCGGTCGCCGCCGCAGGCATCATCCCCGGCGTCATCGCTACGTCCGGGCTTGGACCGAACCTGACGGCGCTCATCTTGAACGTCGCAGGCACCTCGTTCGTCCTGCTGCTGATCATCACGGCCATCTCGTGTATCATCCTCGGGATGGGGATGCCGACCACCGTCACCTACATCATTCTGGTGTCGATGCTCGGACCAGCGATGACCTCCTTTGGGATTCCGATTCTCGCGGCTCACCTGTTCATTCTCTACTTCGGCGTCATCGCAGACATCACGCCACCGGTGGCTGTGGCGGCGTACGCCGCATCCGGTGTCGCAAAGTCCGACCCGTTCGAGACAGGTGTCGAAGCGTTCAGCCTCTCGCTGAACAAGGCAATCGTGCCGTTCGCGTTCGTCCTCTCACCGGGCATCTTGCTCATCCGCGGGGTCGGGACGGGCGAAGAAGTCCACGTCATTGGCTTGGCTGACGTGCTCGACCTTGGCTTCTTCATCCCCGAAGTTGTCTTGCCAATCATCGCCGTGTTCATCGGCGTCGTCGGTCTCGGTGCCACGGTCATTGGCTACCTCTACACCGACGTGAGCCGCACGAACCGTGCTCTCTTCGCGCTCTCCGCGCTGTTGCTCATGGCTCCCGGGATGCTCACCGACGTTGTGGACACCATCGCCAACACGGGCGAACTCGGAACCGTCCAACTCGCCCTGCGCGGTGTTGGCCTCGCGATGTTCGTCCTGCTCGTCGTCTCCAACCGTCGCGCCGCCGGCCCTCGCGCTGAGGGTGTGAGCGCGACTTCCGACACGACGGCATAA
- a CDS encoding YigZ family protein: MTTDPYRTVRGRGEARFSVRGSEFIGHAMPASTVEDAEAFIDEISDEYADATHNVPAYRVRADPLREWASDDGEPTNSAGKPALSVLKHEELENVVVVITRYYGGTNLGVGGLVRAYSQAAKQAVEAAGIDEELPHEQVSITVEYDDSGTVRGLIESTGYEFDATYEATVSFSVRVPVSEAAALRDRVRSATSGRAKIE, translated from the coding sequence ATGACGACAGACCCGTATCGCACCGTTCGCGGCCGCGGCGAAGCCCGCTTTTCCGTGCGCGGGTCTGAGTTCATCGGCCACGCCATGCCCGCCTCAACCGTCGAAGACGCAGAGGCGTTCATCGACGAAATTTCCGACGAGTACGCAGACGCCACGCACAACGTGCCTGCCTACCGGGTCCGGGCTGACCCATTGCGCGAGTGGGCGAGCGACGACGGTGAGCCAACGAATTCGGCGGGAAAGCCCGCACTCTCGGTCCTCAAACACGAAGAGTTGGAGAACGTCGTCGTCGTGATTACGCGCTACTACGGCGGGACGAACCTCGGCGTCGGCGGGCTGGTTCGCGCCTACTCACAGGCAGCAAAACAGGCGGTTGAGGCGGCGGGTATCGACGAAGAACTGCCCCACGAGCAGGTGTCGATTACGGTCGAATACGACGATTCAGGCACGGTTCGCGGCCTCATCGAATCGACCGGCTACGAGTTCGACGCGACCTACGAGGCTACCGTTTCCTTTTCTGTGCGCGTCCCAGTTTCAGAGGCTGCGGCGCTCCGTGACAGAGTTCGGAGTGCGACGAGCGGGCGCGCAAAAATCGAGTGA
- a CDS encoding TAXI family TRAP transporter solute-binding subunit, with translation MADSNSNQSAGSNTSRRTFMQVAGAAGIAALAGCTGGGGDTTRLSWHAGGTGGTYFPLSNEFKTIVEANTDFTLQVQSTGASVENVGSLQSGDADFALIQNDVAYFAKNGEGIEAFEGNPVENLRGVATLYPETITVVTLKSTGITEPADLAGKTINTGDLGSGTQVNAVQILEAIGVTDYEEQNAGFATAADQLRNGDIDAAFVVGGWPVGAISDLAANNDIEIVSFTGDTRQQVLDAAPFYAEDTIPGGTYQGVSEDRQTVSVQAMIATRAELEADTVEGIAAAIFDHTDDLEIKKDFISKETAQDGMSIDLHEGAAAYFG, from the coding sequence ATGGCAGATAGCAATTCCAACCAATCAGCTGGTTCGAACACAAGCCGTCGGACGTTCATGCAGGTGGCTGGTGCCGCAGGTATCGCCGCGCTCGCCGGATGTACCGGTGGCGGTGGCGACACGACGCGTCTCTCGTGGCACGCAGGCGGAACGGGTGGGACGTACTTCCCGCTCTCGAACGAGTTCAAGACCATCGTCGAGGCGAACACTGACTTCACGCTGCAGGTGCAGTCGACCGGTGCGTCCGTCGAGAACGTTGGGTCGCTTCAGTCCGGCGACGCCGACTTCGCGCTCATCCAGAACGACGTTGCCTACTTCGCAAAGAACGGCGAAGGCATCGAAGCGTTCGAGGGCAACCCCGTAGAGAACCTCCGCGGCGTCGCAACGCTCTATCCTGAGACCATCACCGTGGTCACGCTGAAATCGACGGGCATCACCGAGCCCGCAGACCTCGCCGGCAAGACCATCAACACCGGTGACCTCGGCTCCGGGACGCAGGTCAACGCCGTCCAGATTCTCGAAGCCATTGGCGTCACCGACTACGAAGAGCAGAACGCTGGCTTCGCAACCGCTGCAGACCAGCTCCGTAACGGCGACATCGACGCAGCGTTCGTCGTGGGCGGCTGGCCAGTCGGTGCGATTTCCGACCTCGCCGCGAACAACGACATCGAAATCGTCTCGTTCACGGGCGACACCCGCCAGCAGGTGCTCGACGCTGCGCCGTTCTACGCAGAGGACACCATCCCCGGTGGCACGTACCAGGGCGTGAGCGAAGACCGCCAGACGGTCTCCGTTCAGGCAATGATTGCAACGCGTGCCGAGCTCGAAGCCGACACCGTCGAAGGGATTGCCGCCGCAATCTTCGACCACACCGACGATCTCGAAATCAAAAAGGACTTCATCAGCAAGGAGACGGCCCAGGACGGCATGTCCATCGATCTCCACGAGGGCGCAGCAGCCTACTTCGGCTAA
- the upp gene encoding uracil phosphoribosyltransferase: protein MTIEDRGDAQVVTHALAKDTLSKLRDIQTSQVAFRKGLVKLGRICGYEIIDGVMETEYVTIQTPMQETTGERVKGLDDVVIINVLRAATPFVEGLLKAFPRAKQGVISAGRDEEAGMVDGEFPITIDYVKLPEIKETDTVIVADPMLATGSTMCTVLDHVLEDAVDPQHLIVLSAVSAPPGLLRVADAVPEADILTVAIDDYLDDDGYIIPGLGDAGDRAFRTQ from the coding sequence ATGACCATCGAGGACCGCGGCGACGCGCAAGTCGTCACGCACGCACTGGCCAAAGACACGCTGTCGAAACTCAGAGACATCCAGACCTCACAGGTGGCTTTCCGCAAAGGGCTCGTCAAGCTTGGGCGCATCTGTGGCTACGAAATCATCGACGGCGTCATGGAAACCGAATACGTCACCATCCAGACGCCGATGCAGGAGACGACCGGCGAGCGCGTCAAAGGCCTTGATGACGTGGTCATCATCAACGTCCTCCGCGCGGCCACGCCGTTTGTCGAAGGGCTCCTCAAAGCATTCCCACGCGCGAAACAGGGCGTCATCAGCGCCGGCCGCGACGAGGAAGCCGGGATGGTTGACGGCGAATTCCCCATCACGATTGACTACGTGAAACTCCCCGAAATCAAGGAAACGGACACGGTCATCGTCGCAGACCCGATGCTCGCGACGGGTTCGACCATGTGCACCGTCTTAGACCACGTCCTCGAAGACGCGGTTGACCCACAGCACCTCATCGTGCTCTCTGCGGTGAGCGCGCCGCCGGGCCTGCTGCGCGTTGCTGATGCGGTGCCCGAAGCGGACATCCTCACGGTCGCCATCGACGACTACCTCGACGACGACGGCTACATCATCCCCGGCCTCGGTGACGCTGGCGACCGCGCGTTCCGCACCCAGTAA
- the fer gene encoding ferredoxin Fer — protein sequence MPTVEYLNYEVLDDNGWDIDDDDLFENAADAGLDAEDYGSLEVNQGEYVLEAAEAQGYDWPFSCRAGACANCAAIIKEGELEMDMQQILSDEEVEEKGVRLTCIGSPAADEIKIVYNAKHLDYLQNRVI from the coding sequence ATGCCCACGGTAGAATACCTCAACTACGAAGTACTGGACGACAACGGCTGGGACATTGACGACGACGACCTCTTCGAGAACGCCGCAGACGCCGGTCTCGACGCAGAGGACTACGGTTCCCTCGAAGTCAACCAGGGCGAGTACGTCCTCGAAGCCGCAGAGGCACAGGGCTACGACTGGCCATTCTCGTGCCGTGCCGGTGCCTGTGCAAACTGCGCAGCCATCATCAAAGAAGGTGAACTCGAGATGGACATGCAGCAGATTCTCTCCGACGAAGAAGTCGAGGAGAAAGGCGTCCGCCTGACCTGCATTGGCAGCCCGGCTGCAGACGAGATTAAAATCGTCTACAACGCAAAGCATCTCGACTACCTGCAGAACCGCGTCATCTAA